The following proteins come from a genomic window of Meles meles chromosome 1, mMelMel3.1 paternal haplotype, whole genome shotgun sequence:
- the DDI2 gene encoding protein DDI1 homolog 2 isoform X2, with amino-acid sequence MSSLPTSGGCNHPAHPLGQSPEIGNPMSLAHSVSASVSPIKPSDPDSIEPKAVKALKASAEFQITSEKKEHLPLQDLPESASSADQSPAMPLQNSSKEAVVADNMERSAERSTQGPRSHLHTRQQGSVPVTTTRVQEPPGLLGGEGQHPENQNRPQVSGLRRHKEPGNEQHGVGQQNALNDQEHLCNTEDFELFGERQQNQQRSVDLETTVKGDGLQQNVDLPGAEEDTLPSGCSGCSNSETLMEVDTVEESLVALCNSARGQQASVRDIGASALTLDNPLMEVEPSKCNPSSEILSNSICTQDLQLPDGNMEMSGTGKEDGDCSPSVSLCGSCQPSVESAEESCSSLTVALKELHELLVISNKPASENTSGEVICQSEMVTKGQTVIKDLSERWTQSELLTVTQEEESSQVTFHQTVSVSVRAERFPDASDGAGVDAVESRSMGDPGDGLVTDKESDPESRGSRRESSSVTLASTKTSDQPHCTLGVDIPPKLVAGEEDAVGHTCEQTKYETSFILVEDLGQGTQKPVPDRPETREDVCPEAAEPCLEFEPPPGQPSARPSIPSPLIFPAADIDRILRAGFTLQEALGALRRVGGNADLALLVLLAKNIVVPT; translated from the coding sequence ATGTCATCATTACCAACTTCAGGTGGATGTAACCATCCAGCCCATCCTTTAggacagagtcctgagattgGTAATCCTATGAGtcttgctcactctgtctctgctTCAGTCAGCCCTATCAAGCCCAGTGACCCCGACAGCATCGAACCTAAAGCTGTGAAGGCTTTGAAGGCTTCAGCTGAATTCCAGATAACctctgaaaagaaagaacatcttcctctccaggatcTTCCTGAGAGTGCTTCTTCAGCAGACCAGAGTCCAGCCATGCCTCTGCAGAATTCCTCCAAAGAAGCCGTTGTTGCCGATAACATGGAGAGATCTGCTGAAAGAAGCACCCAGGGCCCGAGATCTCATCTCCACACAAGACAGCAAGGTAGTGTACCTGTCACAACCACTAGGGTGCAAGAACCACCGGGGCTTCTAGGTGGGGAGGGTCAGCATCCAGAAAATCAGAACCGGCCTCAGGTGAGTGGCCTTCGGCGGCACAAAGAACCAGGGAATGAACAGCACGGGGTTGGACAACAGAATGCTCTCAATGACCAAGAACATCTCTGTAACACAGAGGACTTTGAGCTTTTTGGAGAAAGGCAACAGAATCAACAAAGAAGCGTTGATTTGGAAACGACAGTGAAAGGAGACGGGCTACAACAGAATGTGGACCTTCCGGGTGCAGAAGAAGATACTCTACCTTCAGGGTGCTCTGGCTGCTCGAATTCAGAAACACTTATGGAAGTAGATACCGTTGAAGAATCCCTCGTTGCTCTGTGTAATTCCGCACGTGGTCAGCAGGCCAGTGTCCGGGACATCGGGGCATCTGCTCTCACCTTAGATAATCCCTTGATGGAAGTGGAACCATCAAAATGCAACCCTTCGTCTGAAATTTTGAGTAATTCCATTTGCACTCAGGATTTACAGCTCCCAGACGGTAACATGGAAATGTCTGGAACAGGTAAAGAAGATGGGGATTGCTCCCCCTCTGTAAGTCTTTGTGGCAGTTGTCAGCCCTCTGTGGAGTCAGCGGAGGAATCCTGCTCATCTCTAACAGTAGCCTTGAAGGAACTCCATGAACTTCTGGTCATTAGTAATAAGCCAGCTTCAGAAAATACATCTGGGGAAGTTATCTGTCAGTCCGAAATGGTAACCAAGGGCCAAACAGTTATTAAGGACCTTTCTGAAAGATGGACCCAAAGTGAGCTTCTTACAGTTACCCAGGAGGAAGAGAGTTCACAAGTCACCTTTCATCAGACCGTATCTGTATCGGTGAGGGCAGAGAGGTTCCCAGATGCTTCAGATGGGGCTGGAGTAGATGCAGTCGAAAGTCGTTCCATGGGGGATCCGGGCGATGGCCTAGTAACGGATAAGGAAAGTGACCCCGAGTCTCGGGGATCCAGAAGGGAGAGCAGCTCTGTCACTCTGGCCTCCACTAAAACGTCTGATCAGCCACACTGCACCTTAGGTGTGGACATTCCCCCCAAACTCGTAGCAGGCGAGGAGGATGCCGTCGGTCACACTTGTGAGCAAACGAAGTATGAAACCAGTTTCATACTGGTTGAAGATTTGGGTCAGGGCACACAGAAGCCCGTGCCAGACAGGCCAGAAACCAGAGAAGATGTCTGTCCTGAAGCTGCAGAGCCATGTCTAGAATTTGAACCACCTCCCGGCCAGCCATCAGCACGTCCCTCCATTCCTTCACCATTAATTTTCCCCGCCGCAGACATTGACCGCATTCTCCGTGCCGGCTTCACTTTGCAGGAAGCTCTTGGGGCTCTGCGTCGAGTTGGTGGAAATGCAGACCTTGCACTTCTTGTTTTGCTAGCAAAGAACATTGTAGTTCCCACATAA